From Halomicrobium salinisoli, the proteins below share one genomic window:
- the gltB gene encoding glutamate synthase large subunit, whose amino-acid sequence MVERHDSGESGGGPGLADPTDARSNCGVGAVMDLGGGSHNWVVQDGIDLLENLEHRGTTGAEENTGDGAGIMFQIPHEFFRDELDVALPAPGDYAVGTLFLPKDDADAAAGLKTFVEDRLAEEGLDVLAWRDVPTDNSDLGETALESEPDVVQVFVESATGATGDEFDRQLYVGRRVLENAVEDERPPGHERFYVCSLDNETVVYKGLLTAEQLPGYFPELTDERMRSTFALVHARFSTNTLGAWHLAHPYRNIIHNGEFNTIQGNINWMRARETDIAHEAFGDDVEKIKPIIDDPEQSDTASVDNALELLLQGGRDLPHALRMLVPEAWRGEMNDVTGDRRDFYDYHASLVEPWDGPALVAATDGDRIGAVLDRNGLRPCRYDVLEDDTLVMASEAGALDNAPEEISERGRLQPGQCFLADPEEGRVIPDEEVFEDITDETYGEWVDEQQVALDDVVDRETDAPLSDVGDLRSHQATYGYTYDEVDHLIQPMAQQGKDPVGSMGDDTPLSVLSQFNRPLFTYFKQLFAQVTNPPLDYIREELVTSLESRLGFQRNLLDESEAHARQLVLDSPILTDEETAGIKELDENGMSTAVVDVTYEAGTDLREAVEAVREEATEAAREHDVIVLSDRATGPDRVPIPSLLAVGGVHHHLVRNGLRNHVGLVLESGDPRTVHHFATLIGYGAGAVNPYLAYQTIEDLVAGPDGAELEAAINAYITAVEDGLLKTMAKMGISTVESYQGAQIFEAVGLSSDFVDEYFEGTTSRTEGIGIEEIEDDLRKRHEVAWGDEEPEMERTGEYEFRSDGIYHQWNPDTVGKLQQAVRTGDYGTYEEFAEQINDQQQNLQTLRGLLEFDGEDRESIPIEDVEPVEDVVQRFETAAMSLGSLSPEMHENNAIAMNRLGSNANTGEGGEPPERFDTEKECGVKQVASGRFGVTSEYLSSANELQIKMAQGSKPGEGGHLPGKKVNEMIAHVRYATPGVGLISPPPLHDIYSIEDLKQLIHDLKAANPEADINVKLVSEDGIGTIAAGVAKANADVVHISGHSGGTGASPKTSIKNAGLPWELGLAEANQMLRATGLRSRIRVTTDGGMKTGRDVAVAALLGAEGYVFGTASMVTSGCVMARQCHENTCPVGVATQDEDLRDRFPGEPQHVINYMTFIAQELREIMAELGFETLDEMIGRVDLLDQRDDVENPKARKLDLSSVLAEPEGDGDSIKTREQTHEIDDQLDWDLLEAAEPALEDGEPVTIDADVDNVDRAVGATLSNRISREHGGDGLPDDTIQIDFDGTAGQSFGAFLQGGVTMDLVGTANDYVGKGLSGGKLILRTPEEAAYDPTENVLIGNVALYGATQGEAYVNGVAGERFAVRNSGVKGVVEGVGDHGCEYMTGGAIVVLGDTGKNFAAGMSGGVAYVYDPDGDFEEQANTGMVSLSRTLEEKDRQMISRLVENHAAYTDSERATTLLDDWEAALDDFVKVMPDAYAEVITERERDDVRTELPASATADADGASTDFAASTDD is encoded by the coding sequence ATGGTTGAGCGACACGACAGCGGCGAGTCCGGCGGTGGCCCCGGGCTCGCGGATCCGACCGACGCCCGGTCGAACTGCGGGGTCGGCGCCGTCATGGACCTCGGCGGCGGGTCCCACAACTGGGTGGTACAGGACGGGATCGACCTCCTCGAGAACCTCGAACACCGCGGGACGACCGGCGCCGAGGAGAACACCGGCGACGGCGCCGGGATCATGTTCCAGATTCCCCACGAGTTCTTCCGGGACGAACTCGACGTCGCCCTCCCCGCGCCCGGCGACTACGCCGTCGGCACGCTCTTTCTCCCGAAGGACGACGCTGACGCGGCGGCGGGCCTGAAGACGTTCGTCGAGGACAGACTGGCCGAGGAGGGCCTGGACGTCCTCGCGTGGCGCGACGTGCCGACCGATAACTCGGACCTGGGTGAGACCGCTCTGGAGTCCGAACCCGACGTCGTCCAGGTGTTCGTCGAGTCCGCGACCGGCGCGACCGGCGACGAGTTCGACCGCCAGCTGTACGTCGGCCGCCGGGTGCTGGAGAACGCCGTCGAAGACGAGCGGCCGCCCGGCCACGAGCGCTTCTACGTCTGCTCGCTGGACAACGAGACCGTCGTCTACAAGGGCCTGCTCACGGCCGAGCAGCTGCCCGGGTACTTCCCGGAGCTGACCGACGAGCGGATGCGGTCGACGTTCGCCCTCGTTCACGCGCGCTTCTCGACGAACACGCTCGGCGCGTGGCACCTCGCCCACCCCTACCGGAACATCATCCACAACGGCGAGTTCAACACCATCCAGGGCAACATCAACTGGATGCGGGCCCGCGAGACGGACATCGCTCACGAGGCCTTCGGCGACGACGTCGAGAAGATCAAGCCGATCATCGACGACCCGGAGCAGTCCGACACCGCCAGCGTCGACAACGCGCTGGAACTGCTGCTCCAGGGCGGTCGCGACCTGCCCCACGCCCTGCGGATGCTCGTCCCCGAGGCCTGGCGCGGCGAGATGAACGACGTCACCGGCGACCGCCGGGACTTCTACGACTACCACGCCTCGCTGGTCGAGCCGTGGGACGGCCCCGCGCTGGTCGCGGCGACCGACGGCGACCGCATCGGCGCCGTCCTCGACCGCAACGGCCTGCGTCCCTGCCGCTACGACGTGCTGGAGGACGACACGCTCGTGATGGCCTCCGAGGCCGGCGCGCTGGACAACGCGCCCGAGGAGATCAGCGAGCGCGGCCGCCTCCAGCCCGGCCAGTGCTTCCTCGCCGACCCCGAGGAGGGCCGCGTGATCCCCGACGAGGAGGTCTTCGAGGACATTACGGACGAGACGTACGGCGAGTGGGTCGACGAGCAACAGGTCGCCCTCGACGACGTCGTCGACCGTGAAACCGACGCGCCGCTTTCCGACGTCGGCGACCTGCGCTCCCACCAGGCCACCTACGGCTACACCTACGACGAGGTCGACCACCTCATCCAGCCGATGGCCCAGCAGGGCAAGGACCCGGTGGGCTCGATGGGCGACGACACGCCCCTCTCCGTCCTCTCGCAGTTCAACCGGCCACTGTTCACCTACTTCAAGCAGCTGTTCGCTCAGGTCACCAACCCGCCGCTGGACTACATCCGCGAGGAGCTGGTCACCTCCCTGGAGTCGCGGCTGGGCTTCCAGCGCAACCTCCTCGACGAGAGCGAGGCCCACGCCCGCCAGCTCGTCCTGGACTCGCCGATCCTCACCGACGAGGAGACGGCGGGGATCAAAGAGCTCGACGAGAACGGCATGTCGACCGCCGTCGTCGACGTCACCTACGAGGCGGGCACCGACCTCCGCGAGGCCGTCGAGGCCGTCCGCGAGGAGGCCACCGAGGCCGCACGCGAGCACGACGTGATCGTCCTCTCGGACCGCGCGACCGGTCCCGACCGAGTGCCGATCCCGAGCCTGCTCGCCGTGGGCGGCGTCCACCACCACCTCGTCCGCAACGGCCTGCGCAACCACGTCGGCCTCGTCCTCGAGTCCGGCGACCCGCGGACCGTCCACCACTTCGCGACGCTGATCGGTTACGGCGCGGGCGCGGTCAACCCCTACCTCGCCTACCAGACCATCGAGGACCTCGTCGCCGGCCCGGACGGCGCGGAACTGGAGGCGGCTATCAACGCGTACATCACGGCCGTCGAGGACGGCCTCCTGAAGACGATGGCCAAGATGGGCATCTCCACGGTCGAGAGCTACCAGGGCGCCCAGATCTTCGAGGCCGTCGGGCTCTCCTCTGACTTCGTCGACGAGTACTTCGAGGGGACGACCAGCCGCACCGAGGGCATCGGCATCGAGGAGATCGAGGACGACCTCCGGAAGCGCCACGAGGTCGCCTGGGGCGACGAGGAGCCCGAGATGGAGCGGACCGGCGAGTACGAGTTCCGCTCCGACGGCATCTACCACCAGTGGAACCCGGACACGGTCGGCAAGCTCCAGCAGGCCGTCCGGACCGGCGACTACGGGACCTACGAGGAGTTCGCCGAGCAGATCAACGACCAGCAGCAGAACCTCCAGACGCTGCGGGGGCTGCTGGAGTTCGACGGCGAGGACCGGGAGTCGATCCCGATCGAGGACGTCGAGCCCGTCGAGGACGTCGTCCAGCGCTTCGAGACGGCCGCGATGAGCCTCGGGTCGCTCTCGCCCGAGATGCACGAGAACAACGCCATCGCGATGAACCGCCTCGGCTCCAACGCCAACACCGGCGAGGGCGGTGAACCGCCAGAGCGGTTCGACACCGAGAAGGAATGCGGCGTCAAGCAGGTCGCCTCGGGCCGCTTCGGCGTCACCAGCGAGTACCTCTCCTCGGCGAACGAACTGCAGATCAAGATGGCCCAGGGGTCCAAGCCCGGCGAGGGCGGCCACCTCCCCGGCAAGAAGGTCAACGAGATGATCGCCCACGTCCGGTACGCGACGCCCGGAGTCGGGCTCATCTCGCCGCCGCCGCTGCACGACATCTACTCCATCGAGGACCTCAAGCAGCTCATCCACGACCTGAAGGCCGCCAACCCGGAGGCCGACATCAACGTCAAGCTGGTCTCGGAGGACGGCATCGGCACCATCGCGGCCGGCGTCGCCAAGGCCAACGCCGACGTGGTCCACATCTCGGGCCACTCCGGCGGCACGGGCGCCTCGCCGAAGACCTCCATCAAGAACGCCGGCCTGCCCTGGGAGCTGGGCCTCGCCGAGGCCAACCAGATGCTCCGCGCGACCGGCCTGCGCTCGCGCATCCGCGTGACCACCGACGGCGGCATGAAGACCGGCCGCGACGTGGCCGTCGCCGCCCTGCTGGGCGCCGAGGGGTACGTCTTCGGCACCGCCTCGATGGTCACCTCGGGCTGTGTCATGGCCCGCCAGTGCCACGAGAACACCTGCCCGGTCGGCGTCGCCACGCAGGACGAGGACCTCCGCGACCGGTTCCCCGGCGAGCCCCAGCACGTCATCAACTACATGACGTTCATCGCGCAGGAGCTGCGCGAGATCATGGCCGAGCTGGGCTTCGAGACCCTCGACGAGATGATCGGCCGGGTCGACCTGCTCGATCAGCGCGACGACGTCGAGAACCCCAAGGCGCGGAAGCTCGACCTCTCCTCGGTGCTGGCCGAGCCCGAGGGCGACGGCGACTCGATCAAGACCCGCGAGCAGACCCACGAGATCGACGACCAGCTCGACTGGGACCTGCTCGAAGCGGCCGAGCCCGCTCTCGAGGACGGCGAACCGGTTACCATCGACGCGGACGTCGACAACGTCGACCGCGCGGTCGGCGCGACCCTGTCGAACCGCATCTCCCGCGAACACGGCGGCGACGGGCTCCCCGACGACACGATCCAGATCGACTTCGACGGCACCGCCGGCCAGTCGTTCGGCGCCTTCCTCCAGGGCGGCGTCACGATGGACCTGGTCGGCACCGCCAACGACTACGTCGGCAAGGGCCTCTCCGGCGGGAAACTGATCCTCCGCACGCCCGAGGAAGCCGCCTACGACCCGACCGAGAACGTCCTGATCGGCAACGTCGCGCTGTACGGCGCGACCCAGGGCGAGGCCTACGTCAACGGCGTGGCCGGCGAGCGCTTCGCCGTCCGTAACTCCGGGGTCAAGGGCGTCGTCGAGGGCGTCGGCGACCACGGCTGCGAGTACATGACCGGCGGCGCCATCGTCGTACTGGGCGACACCGGGAAGAACTTCGCTGCCGGCATGTCCGGCGGCGTCGCCTACGTCTACGATCCCGACGGCGACTTCGAGGAGCAGGCCAACACCGGCATGGTCTCGCTGTCGCGCA
- a CDS encoding Glu/Leu/Phe/Val family dehydrogenase, translated as MAEEANPFESLQEQVDEAAQYLDVDEGLLERLKNPERILETNLSVEMDDGSIEVFRAFRSQFNGDRGPYKGGIRYHPQVSRDEVKALSGWMVYKTATVGIPLGGGKGGIIIDPDEYSESELERITRAFAKELTPLIGEDRDVPAPDVNTGQREMNWIKDTYETIENTTEPGVITGKDLSSGGSEGRVEATGRSTVIAAREAFDYLGQDISDATVAIQGYGNAGWITAKLVEDLGADVVAVSDSSGGIYAEDGLDAVAAKDHKRETGSVVGFGGADEEISNEELLKLDVDLLVPAALENAIDAEIAQEVQADVISEAANGPITPEGDDVLEDKDVLIVPDILANAGGVTVSYFEWVQNRQRYYWDEETVNERLEDIIVEQFDTLTDAYEEHDLPSMRVAAYVVAIQRVVESAEQSGVWP; from the coding sequence ATGGCAGAAGAGGCCAACCCGTTCGAGAGCCTGCAGGAACAGGTAGACGAAGCGGCACAGTACCTGGACGTCGACGAGGGCCTGCTAGAGCGCCTGAAGAACCCCGAGCGGATCCTCGAGACCAACCTCTCCGTGGAGATGGACGACGGGTCCATCGAGGTGTTCCGCGCGTTCCGCTCGCAGTTCAACGGCGACCGCGGCCCGTACAAGGGCGGCATCCGCTACCACCCGCAGGTCAGCCGCGACGAGGTCAAGGCGCTGTCGGGCTGGATGGTGTACAAGACGGCGACCGTCGGCATCCCGCTCGGCGGCGGCAAGGGAGGCATCATCATCGACCCCGACGAGTACTCCGAGAGCGAGCTCGAGCGCATCACGCGCGCCTTCGCGAAGGAACTGACGCCGCTCATCGGCGAGGACCGCGACGTCCCCGCGCCCGACGTCAACACGGGCCAGCGGGAGATGAACTGGATCAAGGACACCTACGAGACCATCGAGAACACGACCGAGCCCGGCGTCATCACGGGCAAGGACCTCTCCAGCGGCGGGAGCGAGGGCCGCGTCGAGGCGACCGGCCGCTCGACCGTCATCGCCGCCCGCGAGGCCTTCGACTACCTCGGTCAGGACATCTCCGACGCGACCGTCGCCATCCAGGGCTACGGGAACGCCGGCTGGATCACCGCGAAGCTCGTCGAGGACCTGGGCGCCGACGTCGTCGCGGTCTCCGACTCCTCCGGCGGCATCTACGCCGAGGACGGCCTCGACGCCGTCGCCGCCAAGGACCACAAGCGCGAGACCGGTAGCGTCGTCGGCTTCGGAGGCGCCGACGAGGAGATCAGCAACGAGGAGCTGCTGAAGCTGGACGTCGACCTCCTCGTGCCCGCCGCGCTCGAGAACGCGATCGACGCCGAGATCGCCCAGGAGGTCCAGGCAGACGTCATCTCCGAGGCCGCCAACGGCCCGATCACGCCCGAGGGCGACGACGTGCTCGAGGACAAGGACGTCCTCATCGTCCCGGACATCCTGGCCAACGCCGGCGGCGTGACCGTCTCGTACTTCGAGTGGGTCCAGAACCGCCAGCGCTACTACTGGGACGAGGAGACCGTCAACGAGCGCCTCGAGGACATCATCGTCGAGCAGTTCGACACCCTGACCGACGCCTACGAGGAGCACGACCTGCCGAGCATGCGCGTCGCCGCGTACGTCGTCGCGATCCAGCGCGTCGTCGAGTCCGCCGAGCAGTCCGGCGTCTGGCCCTAG
- a CDS encoding GNAT family N-acetyltransferase — MPVTVERSLGPEDVPQLVDLYETYDWWADRGETELRRALAATDEAVALRQTESGDLVAAARVLTDYSYYAMVFDVIVHADRRGEGLGEELLAALVTHPPLADVDLELLSREGLVPFYEACGFEEVGAVDRPGGDPEELRFLAYRRDE, encoded by the coding sequence ATGCCCGTCACGGTCGAACGCTCGCTCGGCCCGGAGGACGTCCCGCAACTGGTCGACCTCTACGAGACCTACGACTGGTGGGCCGACCGCGGGGAGACCGAACTCCGCCGGGCGCTGGCTGCGACGGACGAGGCCGTCGCCCTGCGTCAGACCGAGTCCGGAGATCTCGTGGCGGCGGCGCGGGTGCTGACCGACTACAGCTACTACGCGATGGTGTTCGATGTCATCGTCCACGCGGACCGCCGCGGCGAGGGACTCGGCGAAGAGTTGCTGGCCGCCCTCGTGACGCATCCACCGCTGGCCGACGTCGACCTCGAACTGCTCTCCCGGGAGGGCCTCGTCCCGTTCTACGAGGCCTGCGGGTTCGAGGAGGTCGGTGCGGTCGATCGGCCGGGCGGCGATCCCGAGGAGTTGCGGTTTCTCGCCTATCGCCGCGATGAGTAG
- a CDS encoding WD40/YVTN/BNR-like repeat-containing protein encodes MLIVGSDDGLYRVTGIDGPGPVDVTKERDAGRAWRVRTFDGLPGAFAATDTGLYHSTDGRAWTDLDVPQERVYAVGASPDGTLYAGTRPAHVYAASPDDEGLSDGRLDWRELDGFQELPSRDGWRLPRHDDVAQVRDLHVHPAAPDRVVAGVEVGAVHVSRDGGETWTERRDGIDDDVHELHLVGPEEFVAATGHGLFRSTDAGRSWMRLDGGYDQRYFRAVASHDGVIYAAGALANSSTWNDADADPALFACRDGESLDPVDHPRPDETVTGLTVVEGVVVAGTHGGTLLVGGDDGWSVAGSVPVPGEVTGRYTPLTWLNR; translated from the coding sequence ATGCTCATCGTCGGCAGCGACGACGGACTCTACCGGGTGACGGGCATCGACGGACCGGGGCCGGTGGACGTGACGAAGGAACGCGATGCGGGACGCGCGTGGCGCGTACGGACGTTCGACGGGTTGCCCGGCGCGTTCGCGGCGACGGATACGGGGCTGTACCATTCCACGGACGGGCGCGCCTGGACAGACCTCGACGTCCCGCAGGAGCGGGTCTACGCGGTCGGCGCGTCTCCCGACGGAACGCTATACGCGGGGACCCGGCCGGCTCACGTCTACGCCGCCAGCCCCGACGACGAGGGCCTTTCGGACGGCCGTCTGGACTGGCGTGAACTCGATGGATTTCAGGAGTTGCCGTCGCGTGACGGGTGGCGTCTCCCCCGCCACGACGACGTCGCACAGGTCCGGGACCTCCACGTCCATCCGGCGGCGCCCGACCGGGTCGTGGCCGGCGTGGAGGTGGGCGCCGTCCACGTCAGCCGCGACGGGGGCGAGACCTGGACCGAGCGCCGCGACGGCATCGACGACGACGTCCACGAGCTCCACCTCGTCGGCCCCGAAGAGTTCGTCGCCGCGACGGGGCACGGCCTGTTCCGGTCGACTGACGCCGGGCGCTCGTGGATGCGCCTCGACGGCGGCTACGATCAGCGGTACTTCCGTGCCGTCGCCTCTCACGACGGGGTGATCTACGCGGCGGGTGCGCTCGCCAACTCCTCGACCTGGAACGACGCGGACGCCGACCCGGCGCTGTTCGCGTGCCGTGACGGCGAGTCGCTGGACCCGGTCGACCATCCTCGCCCGGACGAGACTGTCACGGGACTGACCGTCGTCGAGGGCGTGGTCGTGGCGGGGACCCACGGAGGGACGCTGCTCGTGGGCGGCGATGACGGCTGGTCGGTCGCCGGCTCGGTCCCGGTTCCGGGTGAGGTGACTGGTCGGTACACGCCGCTGACCTGGCTGAACCGATGA
- the proS gene encoding proline--tRNA ligase, with the protein MSDQQEQELGITTSKEHETGEWYAEVVQKAGMADYAPMGGFIVTRPRGYAVWERIQDHLDGWFKDTGVDNAYFPLFIPESYLEREKDIVEGFDPEVAWVTHGGHEELEERLAVRPTSESIIAPFMAQWVRSHRDLPMRLNQWCSVVRWEATETKPFFRTKEFLWQEGHTAHHDEEGAWDETMTRLEQYERLYEDVMALPPLKGRKPEHDKFPGAHTTTTIEALMPDGKSVQAATSHYLGTSFAEAFDITYVDEDEEETTAHTTSWGLSWRAMGALIMTHSDEQGLVLPPALAPEQVVIVPIWQEDNKEAVLEYSADVAAELDEAGVRVELDDRDHRNPGFKYNDWELKGVPLRIEIGPNEVEDEEITLAHRPDGETETESRSDLAETVRDHLDTVHAKLYASAEETLEGEIREAESREEILGTIGQHGGYVKAGWCGDEDCEEPIKEAIAAEIVMVPLDRDEEPVHDDCAICGEVAEETAYFAKTY; encoded by the coding sequence ATGAGCGATCAGCAGGAACAGGAACTCGGCATCACTACGTCGAAGGAGCACGAGACCGGCGAGTGGTACGCCGAGGTCGTCCAGAAAGCCGGCATGGCCGACTACGCGCCGATGGGCGGGTTCATCGTCACCCGACCCCGCGGCTACGCAGTCTGGGAGCGGATCCAGGACCACCTCGACGGCTGGTTCAAGGACACCGGCGTCGACAACGCCTACTTCCCCCTCTTCATCCCCGAGTCCTACCTCGAACGGGAGAAGGACATCGTCGAGGGGTTCGATCCCGAGGTGGCGTGGGTGACCCACGGCGGTCACGAGGAACTCGAGGAACGCCTTGCCGTTCGCCCCACCAGCGAGTCCATCATCGCGCCGTTCATGGCCCAGTGGGTCCGCTCGCACCGCGATCTCCCCATGCGGCTGAACCAGTGGTGTAGCGTCGTCCGCTGGGAGGCCACGGAGACCAAGCCGTTCTTCCGCACCAAGGAGTTCCTCTGGCAGGAGGGCCACACCGCCCACCACGACGAAGAGGGCGCCTGGGACGAGACGATGACGCGCCTGGAGCAGTACGAGCGCCTCTACGAGGACGTGATGGCGCTGCCGCCGCTGAAGGGCCGCAAGCCCGAGCACGACAAGTTCCCCGGCGCGCACACGACGACGACCATCGAGGCGCTGATGCCCGACGGCAAGTCCGTCCAGGCCGCCACCTCCCACTACCTCGGCACCTCCTTCGCGGAGGCGTTCGACATCACCTACGTCGACGAGGACGAGGAGGAGACCACCGCGCACACGACCTCCTGGGGCCTCTCGTGGCGCGCGATGGGCGCGCTCATCATGACCCACTCCGACGAGCAAGGCCTGGTCCTCCCGCCCGCGCTCGCGCCCGAGCAGGTCGTCATCGTCCCCATCTGGCAGGAGGACAACAAGGAGGCGGTCCTGGAGTACAGCGCCGACGTCGCCGCCGAACTCGACGAGGCCGGCGTCCGCGTCGAACTGGACGACCGCGACCACCGCAACCCCGGGTTCAAGTACAACGACTGGGAGCTGAAGGGCGTCCCGCTGCGGATCGAGATCGGTCCGAACGAGGTCGAGGACGAGGAGATCACGCTGGCGCACCGCCCCGACGGCGAGACCGAGACCGAGAGCCGCTCGGACCTGGCCGAGACCGTCCGCGACCACCTCGACACCGTCCACGCCAAGCTGTACGCCAGCGCCGAGGAGACGCTGGAGGGCGAGATCCGGGAGGCCGAGTCCCGCGAGGAGATCCTCGGCACCATCGGCCAGCACGGCGGCTACGTGAAGGCCGGCTGGTGCGGCGACGAGGACTGCGAGGAGCCCATCAAGGAGGCCATCGCCGCCGAGATCGTGATGGTCCCGCTCGACCGCGACGAGGAGCCCGTCCACGACGACTGCGCCATCTGCGGCGAGGTGGCGGAGGAGACGGCGTACTTCGCGAAGACGTACTGA
- a CDS encoding beta-CASP ribonuclease aCPSF1, whose product MSTVDKQLETVRAEIAEEVPPDISISDVKYEGPELVIYTRDPKKFARNGDLIRQLASKLRKRITVRPDPDVLARPEQAEERILEVIPEEAGVTDLEFHPETGEVVIQARKPGVVIGRHGKTLREITQEVGWTPEVVRTPPIESTTVENVRNFLKQEREDRRDILERVGRQIHRDPMSDDEYVRVTTLGCCREVGRSAFILSTPDTRILIDCGSKPGATEEQPYLQLPEALGSGASTIDAVVLTHAHLDHAALIPLLFEYGYDGPIYCTEPTRDLMGLLTLDYLDRAGDEGRSPPYDSEMVREAIKHAIPLEYGDVTDIAPDVKLTLHDAGHVLGSAISHFHIGDGLYNVAFSGDVQYDDTRLFDGAVNDFPRVETLVLESTYGGRNDHQTDQEDAERKLTDLVTETHDRDGTVLIPTAAVGRAQELMVVLEEAMREGEIPEMPVYLDGMIWEATAVHSTYPEYLSDDVRDRIFDESDNPFLADAFEHVEGGDDERESIADGDPCIVLSTTGMLEGGPARSWLEYLGEDDDSTLAFVDYQAKGTLGRRIQNGWDEIPVGDGTVDLEMDVQTLDGFSGHADRQGLENFVRTMNPRPDKVLCVHGDESASQDLSSGLYHEFNMRTFAPQNMETFRFI is encoded by the coding sequence ATGAGCACGGTCGACAAGCAACTCGAGACGGTCAGGGCAGAGATCGCCGAGGAGGTACCGCCGGACATCTCCATCTCGGACGTGAAATACGAGGGGCCGGAGCTGGTGATCTACACGCGGGATCCCAAGAAGTTCGCCCGCAACGGCGACCTCATCCGCCAGCTGGCGAGCAAGCTCCGCAAGCGGATCACCGTCCGCCCCGACCCGGACGTCCTCGCCCGGCCGGAGCAGGCCGAGGAGCGCATCCTCGAAGTGATCCCCGAGGAGGCCGGCGTGACCGACCTCGAGTTCCACCCGGAGACGGGCGAGGTGGTCATCCAGGCCAGAAAGCCGGGCGTCGTCATCGGCCGCCACGGCAAGACCCTCAGGGAGATCACCCAGGAGGTCGGCTGGACGCCCGAGGTCGTCCGGACGCCGCCGATCGAGTCCACGACTGTCGAGAACGTCCGGAACTTCCTCAAGCAGGAGCGCGAGGACCGCCGGGACATCCTCGAACGCGTCGGTCGCCAGATCCACCGCGACCCGATGTCCGACGACGAGTACGTCCGCGTCACGACGCTGGGCTGCTGTCGCGAGGTCGGCCGGTCCGCGTTCATCCTCTCGACGCCCGACACTCGCATCCTGATCGACTGCGGGTCGAAGCCCGGCGCGACGGAAGAGCAGCCGTACCTCCAGCTCCCCGAGGCGCTGGGCTCGGGCGCCAGCACCATCGACGCCGTCGTGCTGACACACGCCCACCTCGACCACGCCGCGCTGATCCCGCTGCTCTTCGAGTACGGCTACGACGGCCCCATCTACTGCACCGAACCCACCCGCGACCTGATGGGCCTGCTGACGCTCGACTACCTCGACCGCGCGGGCGACGAGGGCCGGTCCCCGCCGTACGACTCCGAGATGGTCCGCGAGGCGATCAAGCACGCCATCCCGCTGGAGTACGGCGACGTCACCGACATCGCGCCCGACGTCAAGCTCACACTGCACGACGCCGGGCACGTCCTCGGCTCCGCCATCTCGCACTTCCACATCGGCGACGGCCTGTACAACGTCGCCTTCTCCGGCGACGTCCAGTACGACGACACGCGCCTGTTCGACGGCGCGGTCAACGACTTCCCCCGCGTCGAGACGCTCGTGCTCGAATCCACCTACGGCGGGCGCAACGACCACCAGACCGACCAGGAGGACGCCGAGCGCAAGCTCACCGACCTCGTCACCGAGACCCACGACCGCGACGGCACCGTCCTGATCCCCACCGCCGCCGTCGGCCGCGCCCAGGAACTGATGGTCGTCCTCGAGGAAGCCATGCGCGAGGGCGAAATCCCCGAGATGCCCGTCTACCTCGACGGCATGATCTGGGAGGCCACCGCCGTCCACTCGACCTACCCCGAGTACCTCAGCGACGACGTCCGGGACCGCATCTTCGACGAGTCGGACAACCCCTTCCTCGCCGACGCCTTCGAGCACGTCGAGGGCGGCGACGACGAGCGCGAGTCGATCGCCGACGGCGACCCCTGTATCGTCCTCTCGACGACGGGCATGCTCGAGGGCGGGCCCGCCAGGTCCTGGCTCGAGTACCTCGGCGAGGACGACGACTCCACGCTCGCCTTCGTCGACTACCAGGCCAAGGGCACGCTCGGTCGGCGCATCCAGAACGGCTGGGACGAGATCCCCGTCGGCGACGGCACGGTCGACCTCGAGATGGACGTCCAGACGCTGGACGGCTTCTCCGGCCACGCCGACCGCCAGGGCCTGGAGAACTTCGTCCGCACGATGAACCCCCGCCCCGACAAGGTGCTGTGCGTCCACGGCGACGAGTCCGCCTCGCAGGACCTCTCCTCCGGCCTCTACCACGAGTTCAACATGCGCACGTTCGCGCCGCAGAACATGGAGACGTTCCGCTTCATCTGA
- a CDS encoding disulfide bond formation protein B, producing the protein MSDALNGVDRVTERRLLAFGTVVAAVATAGSLYFSEVMGLVPCELCWYQRILMYPLVVVLGVSALEGRSGAYRTVLPLSVLGAGVASYHSWLQVSGAASSCTIGGCASVQYRLAGLTIPNLALIAFLLVSAAVLAAWRLDR; encoded by the coding sequence GTGAGCGACGCGCTGAACGGGGTGGACCGGGTGACTGAGCGGCGCCTGCTGGCGTTCGGGACGGTCGTCGCCGCGGTAGCGACCGCGGGGAGCCTCTACTTCTCGGAGGTCATGGGACTGGTCCCCTGCGAACTGTGCTGGTACCAGCGGATCCTGATGTACCCGCTGGTGGTCGTGCTGGGAGTGTCTGCCCTCGAAGGACGGTCGGGAGCCTACCGGACGGTCCTGCCGCTGTCGGTCCTCGGCGCGGGAGTCGCGTCGTACCACTCCTGGCTGCAGGTGTCCGGTGCAGCGTCCTCCTGTACGATCGGCGGGTGTGCGAGCGTCCAGTATCGTCTCGCCGGGCTGACCATTCCGAACCTCGCGCTGATCGCCTTCCTGCTGGTCAGCGCCGCGGTGCTGGCCGCGTGGCGGCTGGACCGGTAG